Proteins from a genomic interval of Gemmatimonadales bacterium:
- a CDS encoding flippase → MSASGGGRWPKAAENMGVAFGSHLFYKFASYVTLALLTRYLDKSAMGEFFFAATLAGTAVLFTELGTHRSLVRTAASDPDQALRAVSDVISFRLPLFALYFALVNVFIWLTRPALLPVMLLTSVYIALEELYLSFGSLFVGIQRLMHNAVAGVCCRVALVGLILLVIHADLGFRAILMAHIAANALLVLVGYVIVRRRLGPVRLLWRPEVAKRVTAGSFGLFAVGVLALLLARLDTVMLGFLGSYSDVASYQAAYKLLEATRFAIRPLNTVLFPMLAAMAARREWEGVKTYAGRALAGAGWIGVGVVLIVAVAADWIVRLAFGARYGDAAPLLRVLILSVPLLYVDSIAIMVSQAICRERQVAKRLGLCVALNIAANLIAIPRWGPIGAAWTTVGSELLLAILLIRGNAAWLAEPLIVPGEAAA, encoded by the coding sequence ATGAGCGCGTCGGGAGGGGGCCGATGGCCCAAGGCGGCGGAGAATATGGGCGTGGCGTTCGGCTCGCACCTGTTCTACAAGTTCGCGAGCTACGTCACGCTCGCGCTGCTCACGCGGTATCTCGACAAGTCCGCGATGGGCGAGTTCTTCTTCGCGGCGACGCTGGCCGGCACCGCGGTGCTCTTCACCGAGCTGGGCACCCATCGCTCGCTGGTCCGCACCGCGGCGAGCGACCCCGACCAGGCGTTGCGCGCGGTCTCGGACGTCATCTCGTTTCGCCTGCCACTGTTCGCGCTTTATTTCGCGCTCGTCAACGTCTTCATCTGGCTCACGCGGCCGGCGCTGCTGCCGGTCATGCTGCTCACCTCGGTCTACATCGCGCTGGAAGAGCTGTACCTGAGCTTCGGCTCGCTGTTCGTCGGCATCCAGCGCCTCATGCACAACGCCGTCGCCGGGGTATGCTGCCGCGTCGCGCTCGTCGGGCTGATTCTGCTCGTGATCCACGCCGACCTGGGGTTCCGCGCCATCCTGATGGCCCACATCGCGGCAAACGCGCTGCTGGTGCTCGTCGGCTACGTGATCGTGCGGCGCCGGCTCGGCCCCGTGCGGCTGCTCTGGAGACCGGAGGTGGCGAAGCGGGTCACAGCGGGGTCGTTCGGCTTGTTCGCCGTGGGCGTGCTGGCGCTCCTGCTCGCCCGGCTGGACACTGTAATGCTCGGGTTCCTCGGCTCCTACTCCGACGTGGCGAGCTACCAGGCGGCGTACAAGCTGCTCGAGGCGACGCGCTTTGCGATTCGTCCGCTCAATACCGTGCTCTTCCCCATGCTCGCGGCGATGGCCGCGCGGCGCGAATGGGAGGGGGTCAAGACCTACGCCGGGCGGGCGCTCGCCGGGGCCGGCTGGATCGGCGTGGGGGTGGTGCTGATCGTCGCGGTGGCGGCGGACTGGATCGTGCGGCTCGCGTTCGGCGCGCGGTACGGTGACGCCGCGCCGCTCCTGCGCGTGCTCATCCTCTCGGTGCCGCTGCTGTATGTGGACAGCATCGCGATCATGGTGTCGCAGGCGATCTGCCGCGAGCGGCAGGTTGCGAAGCGGCTCGGCCTGTGCGTGGCGCTCAATATCGCCGCCAACCTGATCGCGATTCCGCGCTGGGGGCCGATCGGCGCGGCGTGGACCACGGTCGGCTCCGAGCTACTGCTCGCGATCCTCCTGATCAGGGGCAACGCCGCGTGGCTGGCAGAGCCGCTCATCGTGCCCGGAGAAGCAGCGGCGTGA
- a CDS encoding glycosyltransferase family 39 protein, with amino-acid sequence MSRSLPRPSKRLPTPAPRRAGTGLRTAGGPALVAAIAVAVLVIPAWWRIDPHPFPDAVEYAAAARSLARSGTYAIRLLGHSYPPRYPFGLSALLSPIYLFPGTHLSDGVYGAVAFGVIGTVCVYLLARRMAGLAGGIGAVASLLTVPAYLEWNHEITTETATAAIVSAVALGLFLTRTAERRSRQRWGMFAIGALSGLGMLIRLPSAIVPLAAALALWSDERLRRDAAGWLLLGVGPALATLALGIYDLRTFGAVTATGYRFWVPYWYGRDGMTFSFSYAIHLPGAADLPPATSSNAVFYLWTAPRSAFCLGFLLLTAVGVAIAWRSKDARVRLVCRFGVVLAVLTVGLYLVYYFQSLRFIAPLVPLGALAIGVSAGTGFDAVVSGSRPGERRRVAAGLAIGVVLAASLAVSIGPASKRCFAYRRYLRHDHSLEEYPYISATAGAFRDVAAPGSIIITDALPTLLEDAGVPAGVLVVPFLRKGYWAAPAFRAAGTFLERTDEIRRAVDAGHPAYTDSYSMGKFVQRPDSNADFVRALARFRREPVGRRGPVTIYRLR; translated from the coding sequence ATGTCGCGCTCTCTCCCGCGGCCGTCCAAGCGTTTGCCCACACCGGCACCGCGCCGCGCGGGGACCGGCCTCCGGACGGCGGGCGGCCCCGCGCTGGTGGCCGCCATCGCGGTCGCCGTTCTCGTCATTCCGGCCTGGTGGCGAATCGATCCGCATCCCTTTCCCGATGCGGTCGAGTATGCGGCCGCGGCTCGCAGTCTGGCGCGGTCCGGAACCTATGCGATCCGGCTGCTCGGCCACTCCTACCCGCCACGCTATCCGTTCGGGCTTTCAGCCCTGCTCTCGCCGATCTACCTGTTCCCGGGCACGCACTTGAGCGACGGCGTGTACGGCGCCGTCGCATTCGGCGTCATCGGCACCGTCTGCGTGTACCTCCTGGCGCGCAGGATGGCCGGGCTCGCGGGCGGCATTGGCGCGGTGGCCAGCCTGCTCACGGTACCGGCCTACCTCGAGTGGAATCATGAAATCACCACCGAGACCGCGACCGCTGCAATCGTCTCCGCGGTCGCCCTCGGCCTCTTTCTCACGCGCACGGCCGAGCGGCGGAGCCGCCAGAGATGGGGCATGTTCGCAATCGGAGCGCTCTCTGGCCTGGGGATGCTGATTCGCCTGCCCAGCGCCATCGTTCCGCTTGCTGCAGCGCTCGCCCTCTGGTCCGATGAACGGCTCCGGCGCGACGCGGCGGGATGGCTGCTCCTCGGCGTAGGGCCGGCACTCGCCACGCTTGCGCTCGGCATCTACGACCTTCGGACCTTTGGCGCGGTGACCGCGACGGGCTACCGCTTCTGGGTCCCGTATTGGTACGGCCGGGACGGCATGACGTTTTCGTTCAGCTACGCCATCCATCTGCCGGGCGCCGCCGACCTGCCGCCAGCCACATCGTCCAACGCGGTGTTCTACCTCTGGACTGCTCCGCGCTCGGCGTTCTGTCTTGGTTTCCTGCTGCTCACCGCCGTGGGCGTGGCGATCGCCTGGCGCTCAAAAGACGCGCGAGTGCGGCTGGTGTGCCGCTTTGGAGTTGTGCTCGCGGTGCTCACGGTCGGTCTGTACCTGGTCTACTACTTCCAAAGCCTTCGCTTTATCGCGCCGCTGGTGCCGCTCGGGGCGCTCGCGATCGGAGTGAGCGCCGGCACGGGGTTCGACGCCGTGGTGTCCGGCTCGCGTCCGGGTGAACGGAGGCGCGTCGCGGCCGGGCTTGCGATCGGCGTCGTCTTGGCGGCGAGTCTCGCCGTATCAATTGGGCCTGCCTCGAAGCGCTGCTTCGCGTACCGGCGATACCTCCGCCACGACCACTCATTGGAGGAGTATCCGTACATCTCCGCCACCGCCGGGGCCTTCCGTGACGTCGCCGCACCCGGGAGCATCATCATCACCGATGCGCTGCCCACGCTGCTGGAAGACGCGGGTGTGCCGGCCGGCGTGCTCGTCGTACCGTTCCTCCGGAAAGGCTATTGGGCCGCGCCGGCTTTTCGGGCCGCCGGAACGTTTCTCGAACGAACGGACGAGATCCGCCGCGCGGTGGACGCGGGGCATCCGGCGTACACGGACTCGTACAGCATGGGGAAGTTCGTGCAGCGCCCGGATTCGAACGCCGACTTCGTCCGGGCGCTGGCTCGGTTCAGGCGTGAGCCGGTCGGACGCCGTGGGCCGGTGACGATCTACCGGCTGCGGTAA
- a CDS encoding (2Fe-2S)-binding protein, whose translation MIACSINGASHALDVPDDMPLLWVLRDVLELTGTKFGCGAGYCGACTVHLNGVPVRSCQLPMRGVAGKAVTTIEGLSPDGSHPVQRAWLAEQVPQCGYCQSGQIMSAAALLGRTPAPTDAEIDAAMQGNLCRCGTYQRIRRAVHRAAGEGSRG comes from the coding sequence ATGATCGCGTGCTCGATCAATGGCGCGTCGCACGCCCTCGACGTGCCCGACGACATGCCGCTCCTCTGGGTGTTGCGTGACGTACTAGAGCTCACCGGTACCAAGTTCGGCTGCGGCGCAGGGTACTGCGGCGCATGCACCGTGCACCTGAACGGCGTGCCGGTGCGAAGCTGTCAGCTCCCGATGCGCGGCGTCGCGGGAAAGGCAGTCACCACGATCGAGGGCCTCTCGCCCGACGGCAGCCACCCCGTGCAGCGTGCCTGGCTGGCGGAGCAGGTGCCGCAGTGCGGGTATTGCCAGTCAGGGCAGATCATGAGCGCGGCCGCCTTGCTCGGGCGCACGCCAGCGCCCACCGACGCCGAGATCGACGCGGCGATGCAGGGCAATCTCTGCCGCTGCGGCACATACCAGCGGATCCGCCGGGCAGTTCACCGGGCGGCCGGGGAGGGCTCGCGTGGCTGA
- a CDS encoding xanthine dehydrogenase family protein molybdopterin-binding subunit → MADAPQGTSSISRRDLLKAGLAAGVGLTIAVYLDGCGQAIDADPPRTGAPFAPDAWIRLTPDGIVMVVVDRSEMGQGVTTSLPMLVAEELDADWSMVRFDSAPAGPAYINPLAGDQRTGGSNSVRAAWLPLRTAAAKARAMLVLAAAREWGVPPDQCRTERGRVFHPPTGRSAGYGELATSAGALAEPATVTLKHPRDFRLIGQSLPRLDLPDKVTGRAIFGIDVKVPGMLVAVVERCPVFGGKVRRVDDSAARTVPGVRHVVRIDSGVAVVAVGYWQAMQGRRALRIEWDEGALATTDSAGIRRHFVELATHPGVPAKRRGDVAAGLAGGARRIEAIYELPYLAHATMEPTTCTADVGRDHCTVWVPTQYQSGVRMGDGAREAAARAAGLRPSQVTVHTTLLGGGFGRRVEDAPVREAVQISKTVGAPVKVIWSREDDIRHDHYRPATYHQLHGALDAAGKPAAWQHRIVAPSIMSRFSPGFVPGYIPGWLAQHFPAWTAHHFGPLKHGVDGSAVEGAVRLPYAIPNFEVDYVMAEVGVPVGFWRSVGQSQNVFVTESFIDELAHAGGADPLAFRRDLLRDHPRLAAVLDLAAARAGWASSNGLNQALGVAAAEMYDTALAQIAEVTVEGTTVRVKRVVCAVDCGTVVHPDTAAAQIEGGIVFGLTAALKGEITLAGGRVEQGNFGDYQLLRLPDMPAVEVHFVDSDRPPGGIGEAATPLIAPAVANALFRATGRRVRRLPIRLEGATA, encoded by the coding sequence GTGGCTGACGCGCCGCAGGGCACCTCTTCGATCTCGCGGCGAGACCTCCTCAAGGCGGGCCTCGCCGCCGGCGTCGGTCTCACCATCGCCGTGTACCTCGACGGGTGCGGGCAGGCCATCGACGCCGATCCGCCACGCACCGGCGCCCCGTTCGCGCCCGATGCATGGATCCGCCTCACGCCGGACGGAATCGTCATGGTCGTGGTGGACCGCTCCGAAATGGGCCAGGGCGTCACCACGTCGCTTCCGATGCTGGTCGCCGAGGAACTCGATGCCGACTGGTCGATGGTGCGGTTCGACTCCGCGCCAGCCGGTCCGGCATACATCAATCCGCTCGCCGGCGACCAGCGCACCGGCGGGAGCAACAGCGTCCGCGCCGCATGGCTCCCGCTTCGCACGGCGGCGGCCAAGGCGCGCGCAATGCTCGTCCTCGCGGCGGCACGCGAATGGGGCGTGCCGCCGGACCAGTGTCGCACCGAACGCGGCCGCGTGTTCCACCCGCCCACCGGCCGCTCGGCTGGGTACGGGGAGCTGGCAACCAGCGCCGGTGCGTTGGCGGAGCCCGCCACCGTCACGCTCAAGCACCCGCGCGATTTCCGCCTGATCGGGCAGTCGCTGCCGCGGCTCGATCTTCCCGACAAGGTCACCGGCCGCGCGATATTCGGCATCGATGTGAAAGTGCCGGGGATGCTCGTCGCGGTGGTCGAACGCTGTCCCGTGTTCGGCGGCAAGGTGCGTCGCGTGGACGACTCGGCAGCGCGCACGGTACCCGGTGTGCGCCACGTGGTGCGGATCGATTCGGGCGTCGCCGTCGTCGCCGTTGGCTACTGGCAGGCGATGCAAGGGCGGCGCGCGCTCCGCATTGAGTGGGACGAAGGAGCGCTCGCGACCACCGACAGCGCTGGCATCCGGCGACATTTCGTCGAGTTGGCAACGCACCCGGGCGTGCCCGCCAAGCGGCGGGGCGATGTCGCCGCGGGCCTCGCGGGCGGCGCTCGGCGCATCGAGGCGATCTACGAGCTGCCGTACCTGGCGCACGCCACCATGGAGCCAACCACCTGCACGGCCGACGTGGGCCGCGACCACTGCACGGTATGGGTCCCGACCCAGTATCAATCGGGCGTGCGCATGGGCGACGGCGCGCGCGAGGCCGCCGCGCGCGCCGCCGGGCTCAGGCCCTCGCAGGTCACGGTGCACACCACGCTGCTGGGCGGCGGCTTCGGCCGTCGAGTCGAGGATGCACCGGTACGCGAGGCGGTGCAGATCTCGAAGACGGTCGGCGCGCCGGTCAAAGTCATCTGGTCGCGCGAGGACGACATCCGGCACGATCACTATCGCCCCGCGACCTATCACCAGTTGCACGGCGCCCTCGATGCCGCGGGTAAACCGGCAGCCTGGCAGCACAGGATCGTGGCGCCGTCGATCATGTCGCGTTTCTCCCCGGGTTTTGTCCCCGGATACATCCCCGGGTGGCTCGCGCAGCACTTCCCCGCGTGGACAGCGCACCACTTCGGCCCGCTCAAGCACGGGGTGGACGGCAGCGCGGTCGAGGGGGCGGTTCGCCTTCCTTACGCGATTCCTAATTTCGAGGTCGACTACGTCATGGCCGAGGTCGGCGTGCCCGTCGGATTCTGGCGCTCCGTCGGTCAGTCCCAGAACGTGTTCGTGACTGAGAGCTTCATCGACGAGCTGGCACATGCGGGCGGAGCGGACCCGCTCGCATTTCGGCGGGACCTGCTGCGCGACCACCCGCGATTGGCTGCAGTGCTGGACCTCGCCGCGGCCAGGGCCGGCTGGGCCTCGTCCAACGGTCTCAATCAGGCGCTCGGCGTCGCGGCGGCCGAGATGTACGACACTGCGCTCGCACAGATCGCCGAGGTGACGGTGGAGGGCACGACGGTCCGCGTGAAGCGCGTGGTGTGCGCAGTGGACTGCGGCACCGTCGTGCACCCCGACACGGCCGCCGCGCAGATCGAGGGTGGCATTGTCTTCGGGCTCACGGCAGCGCTCAAGGGCGAGATCACGCTCGCGGGAGGCCGGGTCGAGCAGGGCAATTTCGGCGACTACCAATTGCTGCGCCTGCCCGATATGCCGGCCGTCGAGGTGCATTTCGTGGACAGCGACCGGCCCCCCGGCGGCATCGGCGAGGCGGCGACGCCGCTCATCGCGCCGGCGGTGGCCAATGCGCTTTTCCGGGCGACCGGCCGGCGCGTGCGGCGGCTCCCGATTCGGCTCGAGGGCGCCACGGCTTAA
- a CDS encoding glycosyltransferase, giving the protein MTDPRVTIIVVPREQFSKARASLESIYAATAVPFDLVYVDGNSPPALRQYLETQAAARRFTLVRTERYLTSNEARNIGARYAGTPYIAFVDNDVFVQPGWLTSLLRCADETGAAVVGPLYCFGADGASGEPVVVHTAGAELRIVDDGGRRLHEVHRQVDRLVADVLPELRREPIDLVEFHCMLVRRELLGRTGALDEQLLSFYDHLDFCMAAREAGGSVYFEPASVVTQLVPPPLAWMDVPFFLLRWSNAWLEPSARHFAAKHGLAQDDKELRDHIWFRNDHRRRMLAGPRRALRAVISERMLRRVDKVMDRVVFGGVVEYLVARPMQRRRARAPAAEGTAAGVRTPAGATP; this is encoded by the coding sequence ATGACTGATCCGCGCGTAACGATCATTGTGGTGCCGCGGGAACAGTTCAGCAAGGCCCGCGCCTCACTGGAGAGCATCTACGCGGCAACCGCCGTTCCCTTCGATCTGGTGTACGTCGACGGCAACTCGCCGCCCGCCCTGCGGCAGTACCTCGAGACGCAGGCGGCAGCGCGCCGCTTCACCCTGGTGCGCACCGAGCGCTATCTCACCTCGAACGAGGCGCGCAACATCGGCGCGCGTTACGCCGGCACGCCCTACATCGCCTTCGTGGACAACGACGTCTTCGTGCAGCCCGGCTGGCTCACCTCGCTCCTCCGCTGCGCCGACGAGACCGGTGCCGCCGTCGTGGGTCCGCTCTACTGCTTCGGCGCTGACGGCGCGAGCGGCGAGCCGGTCGTCGTCCACACCGCGGGGGCCGAGCTGCGCATCGTGGACGACGGCGGCCGCCGGCTGCACGAGGTGCACCGCCAGGTAGACCGGCTCGTCGCGGATGTTCTGCCCGAGCTACGGCGCGAGCCGATCGACCTGGTCGAGTTCCACTGCATGCTGGTCCGCCGAGAACTCCTCGGCCGCACCGGCGCGCTCGACGAGCAGCTCCTCTCGTTCTACGATCACCTCGACTTCTGCATGGCGGCGCGCGAGGCGGGCGGTTCGGTGTACTTCGAGCCCGCGTCGGTCGTGACGCAACTGGTCCCGCCGCCGCTCGCCTGGATGGACGTGCCCTTTTTCCTCCTCCGCTGGAGCAACGCTTGGCTCGAGCCAAGCGCGCGCCACTTCGCCGCAAAGCACGGGCTCGCGCAGGACGACAAGGAGTTGCGAGACCACATCTGGTTCCGCAACGATCATCGCCGCCGAATGCTGGCGGGTCCACGCCGGGCGCTGCGCGCGGTCATCAGCGAGCGCATGCTGCGGCGGGTGGACAAGGTGATGGACCGGGTCGTGTTCGGCGGCGTAGTGGAGTACCTCGTCGCGCGGCCGATGCAGCGCCGCCGTGCCCGTGCGCCGGCCGCCGAGGGGACGGCCGCTGGTGTCCGGACGCCGGCGGGAGCCACCCCATGA
- a CDS encoding glycosyltransferase, whose product MVSPEVTVVVVPRERFDRTRASLDRLYQTTRCPFDLVYIDGNSPPPVARYLAAEADRRGFALHRTKSYLAGNEARNIGLRYARTPYVAFIENDVLPEPGWLEALTDCAERTGAWIVGPIVHIGLGAERRIHGAGAAISIAESGGRRRLVYQARLANAPTAAAAGLTAHRTDLIKPYCMLARRGALDRIGPFDQSIRSIFEAADVALAVQAAGGTVHLEPRAVVTHTVPPPLPASSVPFFLLRWSVAWLRTSLERFAGKHRLPLDAPELHIEHNWRSYHRRRVLPAPLFALLRRHPFLYVAKAVDRAVFDLLLEQTVVRRLERRRADAGFPSS is encoded by the coding sequence ATGGTCTCACCGGAGGTGACGGTCGTGGTCGTGCCGCGCGAGCGGTTCGACCGGACCCGGGCATCGCTTGACCGGCTGTACCAGACGACGCGGTGCCCGTTTGATCTCGTGTACATCGATGGCAATTCGCCGCCGCCCGTGGCGCGATACCTGGCCGCGGAGGCGGACCGCCGCGGGTTCGCGCTGCATCGGACCAAGTCGTACCTCGCCGGCAACGAGGCCCGGAACATCGGGCTCCGGTATGCCCGGACGCCGTACGTAGCGTTCATCGAGAACGATGTGCTGCCCGAGCCCGGCTGGCTCGAGGCGCTCACCGATTGCGCCGAGCGCACCGGCGCCTGGATCGTGGGGCCCATCGTCCACATCGGCCTCGGCGCGGAGCGTCGCATCCATGGGGCGGGCGCGGCCATCTCGATCGCGGAGTCGGGCGGGCGCCGCCGACTCGTGTACCAGGCACGGCTCGCCAACGCTCCGACAGCGGCAGCGGCCGGGCTCACCGCCCATCGCACCGATCTGATCAAGCCGTACTGCATGCTGGCGCGGCGCGGCGCACTCGACCGCATCGGACCATTCGACCAGTCGATCCGGTCCATATTCGAAGCGGCCGACGTGGCGCTCGCGGTGCAGGCCGCGGGAGGAACGGTGCACCTGGAGCCGCGCGCCGTGGTGACGCACACGGTGCCCCCGCCACTGCCGGCTTCGAGCGTGCCCTTCTTCCTGCTTCGATGGAGCGTGGCCTGGCTCCGCACGAGCCTCGAGCGGTTCGCGGGCAAACACCGGCTGCCGCTCGACGCGCCCGAGCTCCACATCGAGCACAACTGGCGCAGCTATCATCGCCGCCGGGTGCTCCCCGCCCCGCTCTTCGCGCTGCTCAGGAGGCATCCGTTTCTGTACGTCGCGAAGGCGGTCGATCGCGCGGTCTTCGACCTGCTGCTCGAGCAGACAGTGGTGCGGCGGCTCGAACGGCGACGCGCGGACGCGGGGTTCCCCTCGAGCTGA
- a CDS encoding glycosyltransferase family 4 protein, which translates to MSRPYRIAMVAACPLPCPRGTPIRIHRMAEALARRGHDVHVVTYHLGVGGEALPFTVHRTPGVPGYRSLSPGPSCGKLLVMDPMLVLALRRLLAAMPFDVIHAHHYEGLLVARCARGHRQVPIVYDAHTLLETELPYYALGVPDRLKRSVGRLLDRLLPGRADHVIAVSEKIRTMLVDSGATPDGRVSVVPNGVELDAFTMAVEHHSVARRAEPRAVRHGPELIFTGNLAPYQRIDLLVRSFRTVVDARDDARLLVVGSASLEQYDQLASALGVRDGIATVPSDFRAIPGQLAAADVALNPRTHCAGVPQKLLNYMAAGRPIVSFAGSGAVLEHGRTGWLVPDGDTAAFGRAVLHLLDEPALAESLGAAARRHVADNYSWDRTGANVEAVYQRMLHDGGG; encoded by the coding sequence ATGAGCCGCCCATACCGCATCGCGATGGTAGCCGCGTGCCCGCTGCCGTGCCCCCGCGGCACGCCCATCCGCATCCACCGGATGGCGGAGGCGCTCGCGCGGCGGGGCCACGACGTGCACGTGGTCACCTACCATCTGGGTGTCGGTGGCGAAGCGTTGCCGTTTACGGTGCACCGCACGCCGGGGGTGCCGGGCTATCGATCGCTTTCGCCGGGCCCGAGCTGCGGCAAGCTGCTCGTCATGGACCCGATGCTGGTCCTGGCGCTCCGGCGCCTGCTGGCCGCGATGCCGTTCGACGTGATTCACGCACATCACTACGAGGGCCTCCTCGTCGCGCGGTGCGCCCGCGGCCACCGCCAGGTACCGATCGTCTACGATGCGCATACCTTGCTCGAGACCGAGCTGCCCTACTATGCGCTCGGCGTGCCCGATCGCCTCAAGCGGTCGGTCGGCCGCCTGCTCGACCGGCTGCTCCCCGGACGCGCGGACCATGTGATCGCGGTAAGCGAGAAGATCCGGACGATGCTGGTGGACTCGGGTGCGACGCCCGACGGCCGCGTCTCGGTAGTGCCGAACGGTGTCGAGCTGGACGCATTCACCATGGCGGTCGAGCACCACAGCGTTGCGCGCCGCGCGGAGCCCCGCGCCGTACGCCACGGGCCCGAGCTCATCTTCACCGGCAATCTCGCGCCTTACCAGCGCATCGACCTGCTGGTGCGCTCGTTCCGCACCGTCGTGGACGCGCGGGACGACGCCCGCCTTCTCGTGGTCGGAAGTGCGTCGCTGGAGCAGTACGACCAGCTCGCCTCGGCGCTCGGCGTTCGAGACGGGATCGCGACCGTGCCGTCCGATTTTCGCGCGATTCCCGGGCAGCTCGCCGCCGCGGACGTCGCCCTCAACCCGCGCACCCACTGTGCGGGCGTGCCGCAGAAGCTGCTCAACTACATGGCGGCGGGAAGGCCGATCGTATCGTTCGCCGGCTCGGGAGCCGTGCTCGAGCACGGCCGCACCGGGTGGCTCGTCCCCGACGGCGACACCGCTGCCTTTGGCCGCGCGGTGCTCCACCTCCTCGATGAGCCCGCCCTCGCCGAGTCGCTGGGCGCGGCGGCGCGGCGGCACGTCGCCGACAACTACAGTTGGGACCGCACCGGCGCCAATGTGGAGGCGGTTTACCAGCGGATGCTCCATGACGGCGGCGGCTGA
- a CDS encoding glycosyltransferase family A protein, with protein sequence MSQPERLRVSVVVVTKDRPEMLGVLLASLVGQSLAPDEVLVVDNNSTRSYAPVWEEFRARLPLRMVVEHTPGIPAARNRGIAEAIGDVILFSDDDCRAEPDWVERMVRPFYLNPHIGAVGGEMLSEARAGSLVEQFCVGETLMRMGRSDEAAG encoded by the coding sequence ATGAGTCAGCCGGAGCGGTTGCGTGTCTCCGTCGTGGTGGTAACGAAGGATCGCCCCGAGATGCTTGGGGTGCTGCTCGCGTCGCTCGTCGGCCAATCGCTCGCGCCCGACGAGGTGCTGGTGGTGGACAACAACTCCACCCGGAGCTACGCGCCGGTGTGGGAGGAGTTCCGCGCCAGGCTGCCGCTCCGGATGGTGGTCGAGCACACGCCGGGCATTCCGGCCGCCCGGAACCGCGGCATCGCCGAGGCGATCGGCGATGTGATCCTCTTCAGCGACGACGACTGCCGAGCGGAGCCGGACTGGGTCGAGCGGATGGTGCGCCCATTTTATCTGAACCCGCACATCGGCGCGGTGGGAGGCGAAATGCTTTCGGAGGCGCGTGCCGGCAGTCTGGTCGAGCAGTTCTGCGTCGGCGAGACGCTCATGCGGATGGGCCGGAGCGACGAGGCGGCCGGATGA
- a CDS encoding glycosyltransferase family 2 protein, whose translation MIIDITKCGYRRGYLPKDGVGVFHAFFPTANAAFRKDALQRVGGFDPRCATGEDIDLCIRLSRADYELWFEPSARVTHFHRYTLRGLARQWFHYGYGHAYLFRKHGARHRLEFYRYDLSERNDSTFGIARVLGVPFPVPGMVFLSSFHAFHLCLAVALVGVAMGAATPAWFAAGGALAAAGRYVVPRFELARPARSLAMAGIRYLADAAYVMGGLLGGMRQRMIFLEATFRTRKAAPSRTPAPHRPGGEAADRGMLEPMSLPEGSDAG comes from the coding sequence ATGATCATCGACATCACCAAATGCGGCTACCGTCGGGGCTACCTGCCGAAAGACGGCGTCGGCGTCTTCCACGCCTTCTTTCCGACCGCCAACGCGGCATTTCGGAAGGACGCGCTCCAGCGGGTCGGCGGGTTCGACCCGCGCTGCGCCACGGGCGAGGACATCGACCTCTGCATCCGGCTCTCCCGCGCCGACTACGAGCTCTGGTTCGAGCCCAGTGCCAGGGTCACGCACTTCCACCGCTACACGCTGCGCGGGCTCGCGCGACAGTGGTTCCATTACGGCTACGGGCACGCGTACCTGTTCCGGAAGCACGGCGCCCGGCACCGGCTCGAGTTTTATCGCTATGACCTTTCCGAGCGCAACGACAGCACGTTCGGAATCGCGCGGGTGTTGGGCGTGCCGTTTCCGGTGCCCGGCATGGTGTTCCTGAGCAGCTTTCACGCGTTCCATCTCTGCCTCGCGGTCGCGCTGGTGGGGGTGGCCATGGGCGCCGCGACGCCGGCGTGGTTCGCGGCCGGCGGGGCGCTCGCCGCTGCCGGCCGCTATGTCGTGCCGCGGTTCGAGCTCGCGCGTCCGGCGCGTTCGCTCGCGATGGCGGGCATCCGTTATCTGGCCGACGCGGCCTACGTCATGGGCGGGCTGCTCGGAGGGATGCGGCAGCGGATGATCTTCCTCGAAGCCACGTTCCGAACCCGGAAGGCCGCGCCGTCGCGCACCCCGGCGCCCCATCGGCCGGGCGGCGAAGCAGCGGACCGGGGGATGCTCGAGCCGATGTCGCTTCCGGAGGGCTCCGATGCGGGCTAG